A genomic segment from Kyrpidia tusciae DSM 2912 encodes:
- a CDS encoding MFS transporter, whose amino-acid sequence MELETERREGTDLPALPRRNLLLFTVALGVLLNPLNSSLVAVALARLEHAFGLDFAAASWLISAYYLASAIAQPVMGKLADLFGRKKVFLSGLILVAVSSATAPFAPSYGWLIVFRLIQSFGSGAIYPAGMGIVRHVITERQSQALAFLSVFSSGAAAFGPSIGGVLVHYGDWPAIFWVNFPFVIVGFGMALAVLPKDKPRKRAGALPDWLRYLDVPGVVLFAGTIVTGLLFLLSVTDHPIWGAGILAIAAGALLVAVELRVATPFLDVRMFRRNLSLTWVLVQFVTVNVIFYSIFFGMPTYLQEARGLNAQETGLLMLAVAGFGVIVAPLTGRWVAKGGVRPPLVLAGICMTAGSALFWTLHSASSIAWLVFCLSVLGVSNGFNNVGLQTALFQVAPKEVIGVASGLFQTSRYMGTILSTVLLGLFFGHQLDTASLHKLGTVLAMLGMAVIWMSWRLPGRSEG is encoded by the coding sequence GTGGAACTGGAGACAGAAAGACGAGAAGGGACAGATCTGCCGGCGTTGCCGCGCAGGAATCTTCTGTTGTTCACCGTCGCCCTCGGGGTGCTGCTCAACCCGCTCAATTCGTCGCTCGTCGCTGTGGCCCTGGCCCGGCTGGAGCACGCCTTTGGGCTGGATTTTGCGGCGGCGTCATGGTTAATCTCGGCGTATTATTTGGCCAGTGCCATCGCCCAGCCGGTGATGGGCAAGCTGGCCGATCTATTTGGACGCAAAAAGGTGTTTCTTTCCGGCCTGATTCTGGTGGCGGTTTCTTCGGCCACCGCTCCCTTCGCCCCGTCCTACGGGTGGTTGATCGTCTTCCGGCTGATCCAGTCTTTTGGAAGCGGGGCGATCTATCCGGCGGGGATGGGCATCGTGCGCCATGTCATCACGGAGCGTCAGTCCCAGGCCTTGGCATTTTTGTCGGTGTTTTCGTCTGGTGCGGCGGCCTTCGGGCCGTCGATTGGCGGCGTGCTCGTTCACTACGGCGACTGGCCGGCCATTTTCTGGGTGAATTTTCCTTTTGTCATCGTGGGGTTTGGGATGGCTTTGGCGGTGCTGCCAAAAGACAAGCCGCGCAAGCGGGCGGGGGCGCTGCCGGATTGGCTGAGATACTTGGATGTTCCAGGCGTGGTGCTTTTTGCCGGAACCATCGTCACGGGGCTGCTCTTTCTCCTTTCGGTGACGGACCACCCGATTTGGGGCGCCGGGATTCTGGCCATCGCCGCCGGCGCGCTGCTGGTGGCCGTGGAACTGCGGGTGGCGACGCCATTTTTGGATGTGCGGATGTTTCGGCGCAATCTGTCCCTCACCTGGGTGTTGGTGCAATTCGTGACCGTGAACGTGATTTTTTACTCGATTTTCTTTGGAATGCCGACGTATCTCCAGGAGGCCCGGGGCCTAAACGCCCAGGAGACGGGGCTGTTGATGCTGGCGGTGGCCGGGTTCGGGGTGATCGTCGCCCCGTTGACCGGCCGCTGGGTGGCCAAGGGGGGTGTGCGTCCACCCTTGGTTCTGGCAGGGATTTGCATGACTGCGGGGTCCGCGTTGTTTTGGACCCTTCACAGCGCCTCTTCCATCGCGTGGCTGGTGTTTTGTTTGTCGGTGCTCGGGGTGAGCAACGGGTTCAATAACGTCGGGCTCCAGACCGCCCTGTTTCAAGTGGCGCCGAAAGAGGTGATCGGCGTGGCGTCGGGGTTGTTTCAAACGTCCCGCTATATGGGGACGATTCTCTCCACGGTATTGCTCGGGTTGTTTTTTGGCCATCAGCTGGATACGGCGAGTTTGCACAAACTGGGTACCGTGTTGGCGATGCTGGGCATGGCGGTGATTTGGATGAGTTGGCGGCTCCCGGGGCGGTCCGAGGGCTGA
- a CDS encoding FapA family protein: MEVIGRIDVTPGQEHRLRDMGGVHRAVLEIETIDRLPDPLGTAEIVARLESEGYVGVLDPTGVETIAQAKNTTECIVLRGTPPVPGRAARYRRVELPKVHDPLQRQMRITSIGIGTTVAVLEPEIPGAPGRDVFGREIPCPVHRSLPTLGQGVIEVNNRLVAVRSGRLLFTKSHIDIIPELVIDHDLSSKDGKVEFDGDVVVLGSVLDGSYIKATGTVRVNGGVFHSTVLGERGVSVNDAIVGSQIVAGASKLVYTTIYELLKKGIVEYEKFHAEFQELVAHARQRIDQGTHLGLLADALLTTRHPDLERFLQSFCNETDGVLNADDRYRQIVREIRSRWFGIGRTNITEQHVMALYHMLVDYIFQIESMKHTEPASVKAASVTSSSVRASGSIVVTGPGTYASSLEAGNSILIRGSMRGGFLAAQNLIDIEEMGTPFGIESSAKVDNPSGKIRIRLRHPNTVLQVGRTRNRNLVVEYNTELWEERNEGPNTAPGRLA, encoded by the coding sequence ATGGAAGTCATTGGGAGAATCGACGTAACACCGGGTCAAGAGCATCGCCTCAGAGACATGGGCGGTGTGCATCGTGCGGTGCTAGAAATCGAAACAATCGATAGGCTTCCCGATCCGTTGGGCACCGCCGAAATTGTCGCACGGTTGGAGTCTGAGGGGTACGTCGGGGTACTTGATCCGACAGGAGTTGAGACCATTGCTCAGGCCAAGAACACGACCGAATGTATCGTGTTGCGGGGAACTCCCCCCGTTCCAGGCCGAGCGGCTCGTTACAGACGGGTTGAACTTCCGAAGGTACACGATCCTCTGCAGCGTCAGATGCGCATTACATCCATTGGGATTGGGACAACGGTCGCTGTATTGGAACCAGAGATACCGGGTGCGCCGGGGCGGGATGTGTTCGGCAGGGAGATTCCATGCCCGGTGCATCGCTCGCTGCCAACGCTGGGGCAAGGTGTGATAGAAGTAAATAACCGCCTCGTGGCAGTTCGTAGTGGCCGACTGCTCTTTACGAAAAGTCATATCGATATAATCCCGGAATTGGTGATTGACCACGATCTCTCCAGCAAAGACGGGAAAGTTGAATTTGACGGGGACGTTGTGGTGTTGGGGTCGGTACTCGATGGTAGCTATATCAAAGCCACGGGAACCGTGCGGGTAAATGGCGGTGTGTTCCACTCCACGGTGCTGGGAGAACGTGGTGTGTCGGTCAATGATGCCATTGTGGGGTCGCAGATCGTAGCGGGAGCATCCAAACTTGTGTACACGACAATTTATGAACTGTTGAAAAAAGGGATAGTGGAATATGAGAAGTTTCACGCGGAGTTCCAAGAATTGGTGGCGCACGCCAGGCAGCGGATTGACCAGGGTACACACCTGGGGTTGTTGGCGGACGCACTGCTTACCACCCGTCATCCGGATCTGGAACGTTTTCTGCAATCTTTCTGCAATGAGACTGATGGAGTGCTGAACGCAGATGATCGGTATCGCCAGATCGTGCGTGAGATCCGCTCAAGGTGGTTCGGCATTGGCAGGACCAACATCACTGAACAGCATGTGATGGCTTTATACCACATGTTGGTTGATTACATCTTCCAGATCGAATCGATGAAACACACTGAACCCGCCTCGGTGAAGGCGGCCAGTGTCACCTCCAGTTCGGTGAGGGCATCCGGGAGCATTGTGGTTACCGGGCCTGGTACTTACGCCAGCTCTTTGGAAGCCGGAAATTCAATTCTCATACGCGGCAGTATGCGGGGCGGATTTCTCGCGGCGCAAAATTTAATCGATATTGAAGAAATGGGCACTCCTTTCGGTATCGAGAGCAGTGCAAAAGTCGACAATCCGTCTGGGAAGATTCGCATTCGCTTACGGCATCCCAATACGGTGTTGCAAGTGGGGCGTACCCGAAACAGGAATCTGGTTGTCGAATACAACACCGAGCTGTGGGAGGAACGCAATGAAGGTCCGAACACTGCTCCTGGACGACTCGCCTGA
- a CDS encoding dipeptidase codes for MKGQNSMPYVFDLHSDIVTDIAVRRAKGEQRVFARRHYPRLMRAGVRAMIAVLWVEPQYRSVGPSRFLQLLGSLMADLGECREEAELVRTAEGLTGAVDAGKVGIFLGVEGLSFVEQWPLLEMREETADTLVAGGVGKENPGPAEDFQGEEPGLEEKLRQALGVLGPMGLRHAILTWGTSNRIAGAAGDPGSGAGMSGLTAFGRHTVRTLQSQGVVLDVSHLDDTSIDGVLDVADGPVIASHSNARALCDVPRNLLDRHIREIGARGGVIGLNAYPKFVDLDHPTMDRFIDHILYMADLIGIDHIAFGFDFMDYLTDEDFQVPENAELRSVEDVPRLLERMSERGLTDAEIEKVAFANASRMMSHVLR; via the coding sequence TTGAAAGGTCAGAATAGCATGCCGTATGTGTTCGATCTGCACTCGGATATCGTGACGGATATTGCCGTTCGGCGAGCCAAGGGGGAACAACGGGTATTTGCCCGGCGCCATTATCCCCGTTTGATGCGGGCCGGGGTCCGGGCGATGATTGCAGTGCTGTGGGTAGAACCTCAATACCGTTCCGTTGGCCCGAGTCGCTTTTTGCAACTACTCGGTTCGCTGATGGCGGACTTGGGGGAGTGCCGGGAAGAGGCGGAGTTGGTGAGGACGGCGGAGGGCTTGACCGGCGCCGTGGATGCCGGAAAAGTGGGTATTTTTTTGGGCGTGGAGGGGCTTTCCTTTGTCGAGCAGTGGCCGCTCTTAGAGATGAGAGAAGAAACTGCGGACACTCTGGTGGCCGGAGGAGTTGGCAAAGAGAATCCCGGGCCAGCGGAAGATTTTCAAGGCGAAGAACCCGGACTGGAGGAGAAGCTGCGGCAGGCCTTGGGGGTGCTTGGGCCCATGGGGTTGCGCCACGCGATTCTCACCTGGGGAACGAGCAACCGGATCGCCGGGGCGGCGGGAGATCCCGGGAGTGGGGCCGGAATGTCGGGGCTCACCGCTTTTGGCCGTCACACGGTCCGAACTCTTCAGTCCCAAGGAGTCGTTCTGGACGTGTCGCATCTTGACGATACTTCCATCGACGGGGTCCTGGACGTGGCGGATGGCCCGGTTATTGCTTCCCATTCGAACGCCCGGGCGCTCTGTGATGTTCCCAGGAATCTTTTGGATCGCCACATCCGGGAGATCGGAGCCCGGGGCGGGGTCATCGGGTTGAACGCCTACCCGAAGTTCGTGGACCTCGATCACCCGACGATGGATCGGTTTATCGACCACATTCTCTACATGGCGGACCTGATTGGCATTGACCACATCGCTTTCGGATTCGATTTTATGGATTATTTAACGGATGAGGATTTTCAGGTTCCTGAAAACGCAGAACTCCGGTCTGTGGAGGATGTGCCTCGGCTGCTCGAAAGAATGAGTGAGCGAGGGCTGACCGACGCAGAGATCGAAAAAGTGGCTTTTGCCAATGCTTCGCGCATGATGAGCCATGTTTTACGGTGA
- a CDS encoding EAL domain-containing protein gives MRGGGGGGGGGYKSPKNPNKYNPLWRSVDEILQRETIEVVYQPIVNHAEGVICAHEALSRPQYGGRFIPPDVWFRAAYESDRSMEADLLALTISVNRLRLLPPEISAMPLYVNVMPSSFVQESFVERLEVLFREGLCQPGQLVIEIVEYISYDPTLLSQMIKSIRSLGVRIALDDVGAGSTSLAGLLEFDPDFVKVDRTVIQGISISSSKQRFLSRLVRFMESGNSVIAEGVENYEDLNAIREAGVNVSQGYYWSRPMSISELSDLVSEIESKRTELANLARNRDRSLTDKAVVEKSQELDTLIYLYHRLFHNDL, from the coding sequence ATCCGGGGGGGGGGGGGGGGGGGGGGGGGGGGGTATAAATCCCCTAAAAACCCAAATAAATACAATCCCCTGTGGCGGAGTGTAGATGAGATCCTTCAACGCGAAACGATTGAAGTGGTTTATCAGCCCATCGTCAATCATGCCGAGGGTGTCATTTGTGCTCATGAGGCACTCAGCCGTCCTCAGTACGGCGGCCGTTTCATTCCGCCGGACGTTTGGTTTCGCGCTGCTTACGAAAGCGACCGCTCGATGGAAGCTGATTTATTGGCTCTCACCATCAGTGTAAATCGCCTCCGACTGTTGCCCCCTGAAATCAGTGCCATGCCCCTGTACGTGAATGTGATGCCGAGCAGCTTCGTTCAGGAGTCCTTTGTTGAACGGCTCGAAGTTTTGTTTCGAGAGGGACTGTGTCAACCAGGCCAACTTGTGATCGAAATCGTCGAGTACATATCGTATGACCCTACTTTGCTGTCGCAAATGATTAAATCCATACGATCCCTCGGCGTTCGGATTGCCCTTGACGATGTTGGTGCTGGGAGTACCAGTCTTGCGGGCCTCTTGGAATTCGACCCCGATTTCGTCAAAGTAGACCGTACAGTGATTCAAGGGATTTCGATCTCCTCTTCAAAACAGCGATTTCTATCCCGTTTAGTGAGATTTATGGAGTCCGGCAATTCAGTCATTGCTGAGGGAGTGGAAAACTACGAAGATCTGAATGCCATTCGGGAAGCCGGTGTCAATGTAAGTCAGGGGTATTATTGGTCACGCCCGATGTCCATCAGTGAACTGTCGGATCTGGTTAGTGAAATTGAGAGCAAGAGGACTGAGTTGGCGAATCTTGCTCGGAATAGGGACCGCTCATTGACCGATAAGGCAGTGGTAGAGAAAAGCCAAGAACTGGATACTCTGATCTATCTGTACCATCGATTATTCCACAATGATTTGTAG
- a CDS encoding transposase produces the protein MAIIPQLELFSWEDIEPLGDLERLRLVLEHLPDEALMAHLEKSRGHGRDDYPVRAMWNSMLAGIVFQHPSIESLRRELSRNGQLRSICGLRAVPSAAAYTRFLRSLMEHGSWIESMFDELVKTLSEELPDFGRRLAMDSKAIASWASRPSKEKKEDGRRDLDAAYGVKTYRGTREDGSTWEKVVRWFGYKLHLVVDAQHELPVAYTVTKGSRSDVKEGHVLLDEMEKRHPEMLKKAEVLTADRGYDDSKLLSRCWDEYGIKPVIDTRRMWKDGEPTRLLPGHTNVVYDEGGAVYCYCPETGARQQMSNGGFEKDRGTLKKVCPAKAYGITCQGREQCPVAGGVRVALAVDRRIFTPIARESYKWAKEYRYRTAVERVNSRLDVSFGFERHTIRGLAKMRLRCGLALCVMLAMALGRVREKQQERMRSLVRSVS, from the coding sequence ATGGCCATTATACCACAACTCGAACTGTTTTCCTGGGAAGACATTGAGCCGCTTGGAGACTTGGAACGCCTCCGGCTGGTTCTGGAACATCTGCCGGACGAAGCGCTCATGGCGCATCTGGAGAAATCGAGAGGTCATGGACGAGATGACTACCCGGTACGGGCGATGTGGAACTCGATGTTGGCAGGAATCGTGTTTCAGCACCCGTCGATCGAGAGCTTACGTCGGGAACTCTCTCGAAACGGGCAGCTGCGGTCGATCTGTGGGTTGCGCGCAGTTCCCAGCGCAGCCGCTTACACCCGATTTCTCCGCAGCTTGATGGAGCACGGATCGTGGATCGAATCGATGTTCGACGAGCTGGTGAAGACCCTGAGTGAGGAACTTCCGGATTTCGGGCGTCGTTTGGCGATGGACAGTAAGGCAATCGCCTCGTGGGCGTCCCGTCCCTCGAAAGAAAAGAAGGAAGACGGACGGCGGGATCTGGATGCAGCATACGGGGTAAAAACCTATCGTGGGACCCGCGAGGACGGGAGTACATGGGAGAAAGTGGTCCGGTGGTTTGGCTACAAGCTCCACCTGGTGGTGGATGCTCAGCATGAATTGCCTGTGGCGTATACGGTGACCAAGGGGTCGCGCTCGGACGTCAAAGAAGGGCATGTCCTGCTGGATGAGATGGAGAAACGCCATCCGGAGATGTTGAAAAAGGCCGAGGTCCTGACGGCGGATCGGGGGTACGACGACTCGAAACTCCTGAGTCGCTGCTGGGATGAATATGGGATCAAGCCCGTGATCGACACGAGGCGGATGTGGAAAGACGGGGAGCCAACGCGGTTATTACCGGGACACACGAATGTGGTGTATGACGAGGGGGGAGCGGTGTACTGTTACTGTCCAGAGACAGGGGCCCGGCAACAGATGAGCAATGGTGGGTTCGAGAAAGACCGGGGGACGCTGAAAAAAGTATGTCCAGCCAAGGCGTACGGGATCACGTGTCAAGGGCGGGAACAGTGCCCCGTGGCCGGAGGGGTGCGGGTGGCGCTCGCGGTGGACCGGCGGATCTTCACGCCGATTGCCCGGGAGAGCTACAAATGGGCGAAGGAATACCGGTACAGGACTGCGGTGGAGAGGGTAAACAGCCGATTGGACGTCTCGTTTGGATTTGAACGGCACACCATTCGTGGGCTGGCCAAGATGCGGTTGCGCTGCGGCTTGGCTTTGTGCGTGATGCTGGCGATGGCATTGGGGAGGGTGCGGGAGAAGCAGCAAGAACGCATGAGGAGCTTGGTTCGCAGCGTGTCCTAA
- a CDS encoding class I adenylate-forming enzyme family protein, whose amino-acid sequence METYTYDVRMFKETFEYGFTYINGFMRNVHRFAHRPAVTCPLRNRTWTYAELNREVNRLAHALLGDGIGKNDVVMYQLLNSFEFVLSYLAPQKIGAINCPINYRLSPGETAFIIDDSQPAVFIYDAEIRETAEQALALARHKPKRIVMVDLNGDQQTPEGHVPFAEYVNNQPEDNPPIERPSHIYDETTRLYTSGTTGTPKGVPLNNINDVLSAHDVAMHFPLSPVDKTMNMSPWFHRGGLHSGGPTPTLYVGGEIVILRYFNPRTCLEYVEKYGLTFLIGAPPMLKMLYEQQKKNPADLTGLKGIVTMGAPLEKEDCIRFQETLTPNIFNGYGTTEAFWNTFLRPYDLPDHSGAAGRACTDDEVVVVKVYPDRRAEPDDWVAKDGQEIGEIIVKAPGKTTYSYVHAGEDSERVFYKGWIYIGDVGTWDEDEYITVVGRKTNMIISAGENIHPVQVEEILNQHPKVKESVVVGVPDELRGEAVVAYVIKADPSLTAAELNHYCSTHPMLASYKRPRFYRFVEELPFTATGKKKHYEVRAMALEDQKRGLFERL is encoded by the coding sequence ATGGAAACCTATACCTATGACGTGCGGATGTTCAAGGAGACCTTTGAGTACGGGTTCACGTACATCAACGGCTTCATGCGAAACGTGCACCGGTTCGCCCATCGTCCAGCTGTGACTTGCCCGCTTCGCAACCGGACGTGGACGTATGCCGAACTCAATCGAGAAGTGAACCGGCTTGCCCACGCGCTTTTGGGAGACGGGATTGGCAAGAATGACGTGGTCATGTACCAACTGCTCAACTCCTTCGAGTTCGTGTTGAGCTATCTTGCACCTCAAAAAATCGGGGCCATTAACTGCCCGATCAACTATCGCCTCTCGCCTGGGGAAACGGCGTTTATCATTGACGACAGCCAGCCGGCGGTGTTCATATACGATGCGGAGATCCGGGAAACGGCGGAGCAGGCGTTGGCACTGGCTCGGCACAAACCGAAACGGATCGTGATGGTCGACCTGAACGGCGATCAGCAAACGCCGGAAGGTCACGTTCCGTTCGCCGAGTATGTCAACAATCAGCCGGAGGACAATCCGCCCATCGAACGTCCGTCCCACATCTACGATGAAACCACCCGCCTTTATACCTCCGGGACCACGGGCACCCCCAAGGGGGTACCGCTGAACAACATCAACGACGTCCTCTCCGCCCATGACGTGGCCATGCATTTTCCTTTAAGTCCCGTCGATAAAACCATGAACATGAGCCCCTGGTTTCACCGCGGGGGACTCCACTCTGGCGGGCCAACCCCCACCCTCTACGTCGGGGGTGAGATTGTCATTCTGAGATATTTTAATCCGAGAACATGCCTGGAGTATGTAGAGAAATACGGGTTGACCTTTTTGATCGGGGCCCCGCCCATGCTAAAAATGCTCTATGAACAACAAAAAAAGAATCCCGCCGATTTGACAGGGTTGAAGGGGATCGTCACCATGGGGGCGCCCTTGGAGAAAGAGGACTGCATCCGGTTCCAGGAGACCTTGACACCGAATATTTTCAATGGATATGGGACGACCGAGGCCTTCTGGAACACCTTCTTGCGGCCCTACGATTTGCCGGATCACTCCGGCGCCGCCGGTCGGGCCTGCACCGACGACGAGGTGGTGGTCGTCAAGGTGTATCCGGACCGCCGGGCGGAACCGGACGACTGGGTGGCCAAGGATGGCCAGGAAATCGGGGAGATCATCGTGAAAGCCCCGGGCAAGACGACCTACTCTTACGTCCATGCCGGGGAGGACTCGGAGCGGGTTTTTTACAAGGGCTGGATCTACATCGGAGATGTCGGAACATGGGATGAGGACGAGTACATCACGGTGGTGGGCCGCAAGACCAACATGATCATCTCGGCCGGCGAAAACATCCACCCGGTGCAGGTGGAAGAGATTTTAAACCAGCATCCGAAAGTGAAAGAATCGGTGGTGGTCGGAGTGCCGGATGAGCTCCGGGGGGAGGCGGTGGTGGCCTACGTCATCAAGGCGGACCCCTCGTTGACGGCGGCGGAATTGAACCACTACTGTAGCACCCACCCGATGCTTGCGAGCTACAAGAGACCGCGTTTCTACCGGTTTGTCGAGGAATTGCCCTTCACCGCCACGGGGAAGAAAAAGCACTATGAAGTGAGAGCGATGGCGCTGGAAGACCAGAAACGGGGGCTGTTTGAACGGCTTTAA